The Arcobacter arenosus region GGCTTATGCATTAAATAACTCCTCTTTAAATCTATTTGCATTTTCTAAATGGTTTAGGAGTTTTTTTTCATCCATTTTATTAAGTAATGAGATTTGCATTTTCATTCTTGGGTTATCTTTAAAAAGATGATTATATTTATATAAAAAGCTCCAATACAAACCATCCCAAATTTCACACCAATCTTCACTTTTTTTATAATCATTTGACATTTTTAAAATATAATTAGAACTACTAATATATGGTTTAGTTGTAATTGACCCACCATCACTAAAACCACTCATACCATATACATTTCCTACCATTACCCAATCATAAGCATCAATATAGTTTGCCATAAAAAACTCATATACCTTATTTGGCTTTATCTCTAAAAGTAAAAATAAATTCCCAATTATCATAAGTCTTTCTATATGGTGATTATAAGAACTTAGCCTTAGTTTTTTTATTGCATCATCAAAGGGTTTTAAGGAAGTAGTCCCTTCATATACTTTTTTTGGAATCTCATTTTCAAAACCAAAAAAATTTGAGTTTCTTAAATTTACATGGGAACTTTTATAAATAGAGAGCATAAACTCTCTCCAACCTATTATTTGTCTTAAAAATCCCTCTTTTGCATTAAAAGGTACATCAACTTTTGAAGCTTCTTTTATTAGATATTTTAAATCTAAAAGTCCAACATTTAAACTTGAAGAGATGTTGGAGTGAAACAAGAAAGAGCCATTTTTTACAATAGCATCTTGATAAACACCATATTTTTCAAATTTATTTTTTAAAAAATAGCCCAAATTTGCCTTTGCTTCTTCAAAAGTTATGGGGTAAGTAAACTGTTCACAAGTTCCTATGCTTTTAAATTTTTTACAATATTCTTTTGCTTCATGTAAGTATTTATTTTCAAAATTTAGTATTTGAGGAATCAATTCATTTTTTGGCATCTTTTTTCTATTTTCACTATCATAACTCCATTTCCCACCATAAGGTTTCCCCTTTTCTATAAATAGATTTAAGTCTTTTCTTCTATTTATATAATATTTATGTAAAAATTTATTTTCATCACTTACATTTAAAAAATTTGGATTATCAAAAATACTTAGATCTTTAAAATTTATTTTTATTTTTTTTAATAACCAATCATCCACAACATCATAAATAGATACCTTTTTTTCTTTATAAATATCTAAATAACTTTCATCTTCATAATATTCCACATCTATATCATTTTGTATTAAATACTCTTCATAAAACTTCATTGAAGCTCTATGAAAAATAAGTTTTTGAATATGAAAAGTATATAAAGTAAAAAACAAAGGCTCTTCAATTAAAAGAACCTTTTTATTTTTTAAGTTCTCAATATTTTCAAATAGTTGATGGGGATATAAAATAAAAATACTCAACTTAGCTCCAAATTGAATTGTATTGAGATTCTTCTAATCTAACAATTTCAAGCTCTTCTAAAAAGTTTGTTAATTCAAGCCATTTTTTGTTGTTAGATTTGATTTTATCTTTAAATCTTGGAATTGTATCTTCAATAATTTTATCCATAAGTAAGGATTTCTCCTCTTTAGAATATTCATAATATAACGCTTTTACCTCATCAATATTCTCTTTACAATATTTAATCATATCATTGGTGATTTTTATAAACAATTTTATCTCATCACCTTTTTTCTCTAAAATTTCTTTTGAACTCATAAACTCTAAAGCTGAAAAGTTAGGGAAAGGAGATAGATAATCATCAATAAAAATATTCTCAAAGTTTTCATATTCGGCTTCAATACCTTCAAAATTATAAAAGCATAACCATGCACCATCAAAGCTTTCATCATTTTTCATATTTGTTATATGCCAAAAATCTGTTTGTACAAACTCTACATTTTCAAAATCAAGTTCAAAGTTGTTAACATTTGCATATCTTTTTAAAATTTCAAAACCAATTTTATTTGTTATCTCATTAGCTGCAGGTGTAGTAATTTTAATTTTTTCATTAGCTTTTAGTTTTTCAAGCCTATCTTTTCTAATCATCACACCACCTCTAGTCTCAAAGAAGCAACCCAATGATTTCAAGCCCTCATAATAGTGTTCAAATAAATGAATTGGTTCATTACAATGTATATCAATAGTACCTTTTTTTAACTCTTCAAATCCATCATAATGTTCTGTTGGTACAATTATATTTACATCAAGAGCAAATTGTTTATAAACACCTTTTTTTATCCCAACAATCATAGGTAGATGGTCAGGGTTTAAAAACCATTCTAAGGCAACATCTATTTTTGTCATTTATCCCTCCTTTCTATTGTGCTTATGCACATCTATTTTCAAATAAATCTTTTAATGTTTCAAGAAAATATTGATTATGATTTGGAGCACGTGCAACTCTATAATCTTTTATTCCAACCTCATCAGCAATCTCTTTATACTCAATATCAAGTTCAAATTGTGTTTCAGAGTTATCTACTGTAAAAGATATTGGATAAACGATAACTTTTTTATCTTTCATCTCATGGAGTTTATCATCCATATATGGTCTAATCCACTCCATAGGTCCAAGTCTAGACTGATACGCTGTATGTATGTTTTTAAACTTTATACCTTGTTTTTCTAACTCTTTTTTTGCACACTCTACATTTGCAAGAATATGTTTTTGGTAAGGGTCCCCTTTATCAATAGTTCTTTGAGTTAAACCATGGGCTGAAAAGATTAATTCAAACTCTTCAGGATTGTCATAGCCTAAAGACTCTTTTATTCTTTCTACTATTGCTTTATTATATAACTCATGGTCGTAATAGGAATCAAGGGTTCTAATTTTACCTTTAACTCCTAATTTTTTTGCCCATTTTTCAAACTCTTCAATTGATGATTTAGTTGTAGTTGAAGAATAATGTGGATACATTGGAATTGCATAAATTTCATCATAAGGTTTTAAGTGTTCTAATACATCTTTTGCAAAAGGTGGTGTATATCTCATTTTATAAAAGACATCAGCATCAACTATTTTTTCTAATCTTCTAGCTAATCTTTTTGTATGACCTACTATTGGAGACATACCCCCTAAAGCTTTATAGTTTTCTTTAGCTTCTTTTTTTCTCATACTTGTAATAAAAAAGCCTATCATTGCTCTTATTGGCTGGGGAGCACCAATTATATATTTGTCATTAAACATATTTGTTAGGAAAACCTCAACCTCATCTAGGTTATTTGGTCCTCCCATGTTCATTAATACAATTGCTTTTTTCACTTATATCCTTTTTATTAGGATAATATTCAATTTATCTGTTTTTTTGTATGTAATTCTTGTTAGTTTATATTATTTTGTTGAGATAAAATTTCTTTTGTGACTTTATGTCTATAGTTAAACATCTTCTCTAATTCTCTTTCCACAAAGAAATTAAAAAGTTTACCTATTTTACCAAAGGGTAAGACATATAAAACCTCATCTTTTAATTCCACACTATTACCTCTTTTAGTAAAGATATGGGAATGTTTCCAATACCTAAACGGAGATTTCATTGCAAAATCAACAAGAAGATTAGGTTTTTGATTTTTTAATATTTTAACTTCCCAATATATTGGTATTGGCATAAATTTTTTTTCAGTTTTTAATCTTAGAATTTCATCTTCTTTTGCTTCAAAGCTATCGTTTAGCATGGTTACTTTCATATCAGGAGGAGTAATTTTTACTAAGTTATTTGAATCAAGATGAAATTCATACAAATCCTCCAAAGTACAGTTTTTTATTAATGAAGTTTTTTCATACCTAAACATTTTTTATCCTACTAAGTCTTCTATAGTATCTTCTATATTAGTATATTTAAATTTAAAGCCACTATCAATTAATCTTTTTGGTTTCGCACATTGACCATCAGTTAATACCTTAGCTCCTTCACTAAATATTAAATTTAATGCAAATTCAGGTACTGGTAATATTGTAGGTCTGTTTAAAGTTTTTCCTAAAGCTTTTGTAAGTCCTAAATTAGTTGTTGGTGTTGGTGCTGTTAAGTTATAAACACCATCACATTGTTTATTTTCTATTACATACTCATATGCATCTAATAAATCACTTATATGGATAAATGAAAAATCTTGTTTACCATCTCCAATAGTACCACCAATTCCAAGTTTAAATGGAGTTAACATCTTTTTTAAAGCTCCACCATCACCTAATACAATACCAAATCTAAATATAGCTGTTCTTATATCTAAATCTTTGGCCTTTAAAGCTTCGGTTTCCCAATCTCTTGCTAATACTCCTAAAAAATCTTTTGAATAGCTAAAGTCCTCTTCACTATAACAACTAGCGTTGTCATATATACCAACTGCTGAAGTTGATATAAACACCTCAGGCTTTTTTTCTGCTTTACTAAAAGCATTGATTAAAGCTTTAGTAGTATCTATTCTACTTGAATATAATAGTTTTTTGTAAGACTCAGTCCATCTGTTAATAATATTTGCACCAGCAAGATTAATAACAACATCCGCTTCTTCTATAATTTTTGTAAGTTCATTTATATCTTTAAGGGTTTCTCTTTTTATTCCTATTACTTTAAAACCCTTATTTTCAAATCTGTTTTTTATACTAGTACCAACAAAACCACTTGAACCAGTTATTGCTAAAGTTTTCATATTCACTCCTTTGCAATTTAATTTTACAAATTATAGTATATTTATGATTTATTAGTATATTTTATTTGTTAGTTAAAATTTTTAAAAGCTTCTTTTATCTAGATATTCTCTAAAGTCTTTTGCCCCATCTTTAGAGCTTGTTACAATATCATCGATTCCATTAAATGATATCTCTAGTTTAGATTGTTCTACACTTTGCATAGATTTAATTTTATCTACATTTACAATATATGACCTATGTACCCTAAAGAAGTTTTTCCCTTCTAATACAGATTGCATATCACCAATCTTTTTTCGTAAATAGGCATCGGCATCTTTGATTTTTATGATAACTTCATCTAAGTCCGCTTTAATATAAAAAATATCATCTATATCAATAAGATAGATTTTATTTCCTCTTTTTGCTACAAGTTTTTTTGTTTCATCAGCTTTTACAATATATTTTTCCATTTTATTCAATGAGTTTCTTATTGATTCATTGGAAATAGGTTTTAGTAAATAATCAATACCCCCACTTTGGAAAGCTTCAAGGGCATGTTCCTCATAAGCAGTTTGAAATACGATAAAAGTTTTTGGATTTAAGTTTACAATAGTATTTGCTAATTCTAAACCATTCATTTCAGGCATTGATATATCTAAAAAAGCAACATCAAACTTCTCTTTGGTTAAAACTTTTATTGCTTCAATAGCACTAGAACAAGCAGTAACATCTAAAATCCCTTCTTCATTTAAAAGTCTATTTAACCTACTAAGTGCTAGTTTTTCATCATCAACTATCAATACTTTCAATATCAATCCTTCAAGCTTATTATAAATTTCATATTAGAACCATCTACTTGATGGCTTAATCTCCCAACATTAAGTAAATCTAATCTTTTATCAAGATTATTTAAACCTGTTCCATATTTTATTCTTTGGGATAGTTTACCATTATTTATAATAATAATCTCCTTTGAAGAGACTAATATATCTATTTTCAATCTATTTCTATTGTATCCATGCTTAATTGCATTTTCTACTAACAACTGAATAGAAAACTTAGGTACTAAAATATTTTCATCATCTTCATTTAACTCAACATTTAATTCTATATTATTCTCAAACCTAATGTTTTCAATATTTAAATAGGTTTTAACCATCTCAATTTCAGTTTTAATTGGTATTAAACTCTCTTTAGTAATAGCATTACGTAAAAATCTTGACAACTCAAGGGTTGCCCTCTCTGCATCTTTTTTATCTACATAAATTAGTTCAGAAATTGAATTTAAAGCATTAAATAAAAAATGTGGATTTAATTCATTTTCCAAAGCTTTGATTTTTGTTTCTAAAACTTGTGAGTTTATATTTTCATATCTATGTTTCATTGATACAAATTGGTGTAAAATCAATCCAATTAAAAAAGTTAAAAAACCAATAATTATAGAGATAAAAAACCAATAAGCACTTATAAACTCTACAATTTCAATTTTGAAAAAAGAACCAAGATAAAAACTAAAAGAAAAACCTAAAAATCCAGATAAAAAAGAAAAAATGAAACTAATCAAATACCAGAATTTCTCTTTTAATTTTGGGAGAATAAAATCATTTGAAATTGTAATAAATACAAATGAGAATAAAGAGATACAAAAAGCTGTTAAACTACTAAAAAGTACTGTATATATATTTTTAAATTCTTCATTTAAAAAATAAAAAAACCAAGAGATTAAAAACCCAAAACTAGTTCCAATAAATACTATATAAAGCCAGTCTTTTTTTGAAATTTTTAATTTTATTCTATCCATTAAATTCCTTGTTTAAAGCCTTTACCCCAATTGCAACACCAGGCCAACCTTGACCTGCAAATACTGAATCGCCTATATTGTATAAACCTTTAAAAGGTGTTTTAGCACTTGGAGTAGAAAAAACATTTTTCATAGTGATAGCCCTACCTCCACAATTATATCTATTTATATATCTGTTAAAAGTAAGGGAAGAAGCACTAAATTTTTTAATTATATCCTCTTTTTTTATAGTATTAAGTTTCTGCAATAGTTTATCGATTATAAACTCCTGAGTTTGTTCTTTTTTTAGCTCATATTCTTCTTTATTTAATTTTTTCCAAAATGAAGCCTTAGTATGAGAGGAGATAGTTATAGAATAACCTCTATTTGACATCTTTTCATCATCTTTACTACTAATAGAGATAAAAAATGAATTTGAAATACAATTTGGTATTTGCTCATCAAGAATTATTAAATAATGGTGTAAAAGATCATAATTTTTTTCTAAAACCAAATTTACCACAAAAGCACTTTGGTCATTAAAGTCAAAGCTTTCATAATATTTTTTAATTCTTTCATCTTCAAAAAGTTTTCCACTATCATAAATAGTAGAATTTAATACTACATTTTTTGATAAATATTCATCTTTATTTGAAATAAGTCTAAAATAGTCTTTTTCTAAAACTATTTTCATAATCTCCTCTTTTTTCTTAGTTTCAATATTTTCAAGTAATCCATCAAATAAACTACCCATTCCACCATTTACATAAAACACATCATGAAAAGGGTATGAAAGTCCTAATGCCAAAGAAAGTAATGATATATCCTTTGATGTTGTTTGTAAAGTAATTAAAAGCTGTGCATCAATAAAATGTTGATATTCTAAACTTATATCTCCAAGGGTTTCTTTTATAAAACTATTTGCACTTTTAAATACTTCAATATTAAAACTTTTAAATAGTTTTATTAATGTATTTGCACTAAGTATATATGACTTTAAAGAATATTTTCCATAATAGATATCATGTATTTGCCAAAACTTTTCATCAAGTTCTTTTATCTTTGCCCAAAAAACTCTATTGTTTTTATTAGGAAAAGCTTTATTTATTTGGTCTAAAAACTCTTCAAAATCTTTTACTCTATCGATTGTTTTTTCATTTTGTAAAACTCTAAAAGCTATATTGCTTTTTTTAATATCAGGTTTATAATCAATATTATCAAAAATCTCTTTTACGGGATGTCCTGTTTCATATCCTACAAAGGTAGTTGCTCCACTGTTAAAATAACTTCCATATCTTTTAAAAGTACTTGCACATCCACCTAAGTTTGAATCTTTTTCAAAGACAACAATATCTTTATCTTTGTTAAGTGAGGCAAACATACTACCTCCCATTCCAGAGCCAATTACGCAGACTTCATAATATCTACACATTTTTAGCCTCTTTGAATCTGTCAATTGCCATTTTTCTAGATAATGATATATCAACCATAGATTTTGGATAATCAACAAATAAATTTGATTGAACACCATTTTCAATATGAAAAAGTCTAGGGGATAAACTTTCAAAATCTTTTATAACTGATTTGATAAATATCCCATCTTTATCAAATTTTAAAGATTGTGTATAAGGATTAAATACTCTAAAATATGGTGCAGCATCTGCTCCTGTACTTGCTCCCCATTGCCAAGAACCAACATTTGATGAACATTCGTAATCAAGTAGTTTTAAAGCAAAATACCCTTCTCCTTTTTTCCAATCTATAAAAAGGTTTTTTGTTAAAAATGAGCATACAATCATTCTAAGACGATTATGCATAGTTCCTGTTTCATTTAGATGTCTCATAGCTGCATCTATAATAGGAACACCAGTATTTCCCTCACACCATTTTATAAAATCATCTTCATTTTCATTCCACTTTATACTCATACCATTGAAATTATCAAATTGTGAATATGGGAAGTGGTATAAAATATAATTGTAAAATTCTCTCCAAAAAAGCTCTCTAATAAAACCCTCACTATAATTATATTTTCTGTAGTAATTAAATAATTGTTTAGGAGATACTATTCCAAATCTTAAATGCACAGATAGTTTTGAAGTTCCATCTTTAAAGAAAAAATCTCTATTTTCTTGATATTCTTCTAATTTTGAAGTAAATTCTTCCATTAATATACAAACATTTTTAGTTAAAAACTCAGGAAGCTCAACTTTTTCAAAACCCATATCTTCTAAACTTGGAATAGTTTCATAATCAAACTCTATTTTTTTAAGTGATTCATTAAACTTATATGTTTCTATACTACTAGAAGTAGTTATCATATTCATAGATTTATAATATGGTGTAAAAACTTTATATGGGGTACCATCATTTTTTAAATGTTCATTTGGGTGGGTGATAAAAGAATCGTAAAACCTTTTCATTGGTAAAAACTCTTCTATTTGCTTATCTCTATTTTTTGCATAATCATCAAAATCACATGAGCATAAAATCTCATCAAACCCATCTTTTAAGTTTTTAATAATATCCTTTGGTTTTCCATAAAAAATTGCTAAATCGAGACCTTTTTCTTTTAATTGTTTTTTTAAAGATAAAACCGTTTCATAAATAAAAGTTACTCTCTTATCATCTTTTGGTAATTTATCTAAAATATTTTTATCAAAAATAAAAATTGGCAATACTTCATCTTTTGCATTTGAAAGTATCGCATTATCTTCGATTCTAAGATCTCTTCTAAACCAAAGGATTTGTTTCATTATTTAAAAGCCTCCACTTTTGATCTAAGTGCCATCTCTTTAGGATATGGAGTTAAAAACTTTTGTCTTTCAAGATATTCAATATTAAATCTTTTTACATAAATTTTTATTATTTTAATAACTGCAACCAAAGGTATAATATGTTGTTTAAACTCTTCCAATGAAGTTAAAATCTCTTCTTTTTCATCTTTTGTGATATATTTTTTAAAATATCCGAAAATATGCATTAAAACATTGTAAGTGTTTGAAGTTCTACCTTTTAAAGCAATAGCTTCCAAAAATCTTTGTTTATATAAAGCTAATACCTCTTCAAGAGTTTTCTTTTCATGATTTGCAACAATTTGACCTAACTCTTTATATGACTTGTGTGATTTTGAATAAATAAGATATTTATATGAAGTATGGAAATCAACTAACTCTCCAAATGTTGGTTGCGTTTTCATAAATTCAAAGATATCTTTGTAAGCAAATACTTGCATTAAAAAGTTTTCTTTTAACCATGGGTCACTTAATCTTCCCTCCTCTTCAATTGGAAGTAAAGGAAACTTTTCCATAAGCTCTTTAGCAAAAACTCCTACTCCGACATTTTCACTTTGACCTTCACCATCAGGATAGATTTTAACCCTTGCCATTCCGCAAGTTGGAGATTTTGATTTTAAGATATAACCACAAAGCTCATCTTCACTAATACTATCAACTAAACTTTTAGAAACGTCAACAATCTCTTTTGTTACATCTTTTTTAGTGTTAGTAGTTCTTATAATAAGTTCACCATTTATTCTTACTTGTCTAATGGCTTCTCTAGGAGTTGGGTATATTTGCCCTTCTGGACAAAAAGATCTAAATTCAAAATGTTTTGACAATTCATCATAAACAAATTTATCCTTAGAATGTTGACCATCATATCGACACTGTATCCCAAGTAAACATGTAGAAATACCTATTTTCATCTTAAAGCCTTTTTTTGTTTTATTGTAACAAATTAAGGTATTTTTAGTATATTTCAGATGTCAGTTTATCAATTTTTACATAAATAAAAATATTGCAATAGGGATATAAAATAAAGAGATTAAGATAGAGATAAATACAGTTAAAGACATCATTTCAGGTTTTAAGTTTAAAAGTGTTGCAATTGTAACTGTATTTCCTGCTAAAGGAACAATAGAATATAAAAACATTACTTTATAAAACCCTTCATCAAGAAGAAGTAAAAAATTTCTATCTATATATATAAATAGTAAAACAATTCCCGGCCAAAGTAAAAATTTTAAAGAAAGAGCGTATGAAATAAATTTAACATCAAAAGCCTTTGCACTTTTTAGTTTTTCCATCCCCATACCTAAAAACATCATTCCTAAAATTGCATAACATCCTTTTAAATAGATTATATAGTTTAAAAACATCTCAGGCATTTTTATACCTAAAAAATTAAAAACAAAACCTAATATAAATGCATATAAAACAGGAAGCTGAATAACTTTTTTTAAACTTTGTCTAGCTGTAAAACTTCCCTTTGCTGTAATGAAATATCCAACTGAATTTTGATAAAGCATTGTTCCTAAAACAGCAAAAATAAAAACATCCACAAGATGATCATCAAATAAAATTATAGCTATAGGAATACCAATATGACCAGTATTTCCAGTAGAACTAGCAAAGGCAAGAAGATTTGAAGTATTATCTTTCCATACTTTTTTAAATAAAAAAAGTAAAACAAAAGCCATAATAGAACTTGCTAAAAAGAAAAAAACAGGTAAAAAGACAACTGAACTATCAAGCTTAACACTCATTGTTGCATTAAAAGCAATTAATGGACCTAAGATATAAAATAAAATCTTGGCAATAGTTTCTTTATTACAACCTAATAATCTAGTGCTTATAAACCCTAATATAACTGAAAAATAAAGAGGAACAATCTTTGAAAAAAGTGCAAAAAATACTGACATTTTAATCTACTAAAGTTATCTCATCCTCTTTTGTAGTAATCATACATAAAAACTCATATGGTTTATCAAAACAAGCTTCATAATAATGAGGGACTCCAGTTGGGATATATAAAAAGTCACCCTCTTTTGCATGAATTATCTCATCACCAATTTTAACCTTTGCCTCACCTTTTAATACATATTGTTGATGTTGTATTAAATTTGTATGATTTGGCATAGTTCCACCAACTTCTAAAGTAACTTTTCTAACAATAAAGTCTTTATCAATATTTGGAGTTAAAACTGCAATTGTAGCACCATTTGTTTTTGGTATCTCATTTGTTACATAATCTTCAATATTTTTACAATACATTTATAACCTTTATTATATTCTAATTTAAAAGTTTAATTAGTGAATATTTATTTAATTAAAAAACCATTATAGACAAAATCTCCTTTATTTTTGAATCTTTCTTGACACTTTTACCCCACTTCGCTTAGTTAGAATTTATTTTTGAAAAGGAGAAAATTATGTTAGCAGAAATCAACAGTTTCTTAAATGACCTTATATGGGGAAATATTTTAATATATTTATTACCATTATTAGGTATATTTTTTACAGTAAGTTCTAGGTTCGTTCAGTTTAGATATTTCTTTAAAATGTTTAGTATTTTAAGACATACAGAACATGATAAACATGGACATATTAGTTCATTTCAAGCACTAATGCTTAGTGTTGCAGGACGTGTTGGTGGTGGGAACATCGCAGGTGTTGCTGTTGCAATTACAATTGGTGGTCCAGGAGCAGTTTTCTGGATGTGGATTATTGGACTAATTGGTATGAGTACAAGTTTCTTTGAGTGTTCACTTGCACAATTATATAAAGAAAAAGATGCTCAAGACTCTTGTGTTTATAGAGGTGGACCAGCTTATTATGCAACTAAAGCTTTAGGTCAAAAATGGGTTGGGGTTATCATTTCTATTTTAATTATGATCACTTTTGGTTTTGCTTTTAATGCAACACAATCTTTTATCATAACTACATCGTTTGAGTCTTCATTTAATATTCCAACATGGATTACAGGTATTTCTTTAACTTTAATTTTTGCATTAGCAATTTTTGGAGGGATTAAAAGAATTACTAAATTTTCTGAATTTATTGTTCCAATTATGGCAGTTGGTTATTTACTAATTGCAATTATTGTTATTGCATTAAACTTAAGTGAGATTCCATCTTTAATTTCAATGATTGTACATGAAGCTTTTAATCCAAGTTCTGCAATTGGTGGTGGTATTGGTGCTGTTATTTTACAAGGTGCAAAAAGAGGAATGTTCTCAAACGAAGCTGGATTAGGTTCTGCTCCAAATGTTGCAGCTGTTGCTTATGTAGCCCATCCTGTTCAACAAGGTATTGTTCAATCATTCTCTGTATTTATTGATACAATTATTCTTTGTTCTTGTACTGCATTTATAATTCTTTTATCTGGTGTTTATCAACCAGGAGTTGAAGGGGTTCAAGGAGTATTATTAACTCAAAATGCTTTAATTGAACATATTGGTCCTTATGGAGGATATTTTGTAACAATTGCCCTATTCCTATTTGGTTTTTCATCTATGTTATATAACTACTACTTAGCTGAGAACTCTGTAAACTTCTTTATAAAAGGTAATGTTACTGCATTTAATATCTTTAGAGTTATTGTAGTTGCACTTATTATTTGGGGTTCATTCCAAGATTTAGGTTCAGTATTTTCATTTGCAGACCTTTCTATGGGACTTCTAGCAGTTATTAACTTAATAGTAATTGCCCTACTTTATAAACCAGTTTTACAATTAATCAAAGGTTATGACAGACAACTTAAAGAGGGTAAAAAACCTGTTTTAAGATATAACGATTATACTGATTTTAATATTGACAAAAAAATCTGGAAAGAGATTGTTGATACTATTCAAAACAATAGAGCAAAAGGTGAAAAAGACCTTTAATATTTAGTAGACTAAAGTCTACTAAATATCAAAACTTTTAAGTAAAAATAAGACATTATATAAGCTGGAAAAGAAAATGACACAAAGGTTTTTTATGTTCAATAAAGAAGGTATCCCTTTTTTTATTATTACTATTCCTTTTTTAAGTATATTATTTATCTCTTTTTTCACTCTTTCATATTATTTAAAACTCTCAAATGAAAATTTTGAGAAAGATATAAATGAGTACAAAAAACTATATGCTTTAGAAAGTAATATTACAAAAAAACAAATTGAGGAAAAAATATCTTTAAAAATAAAAGAGCATGAAGAAACAGAAAAAAAATTTAAAAGATTTATTGTACTCACCACTGTTTCTATCTTAATTTTTATGGCTTTATTTTCACTATTAATGACTACTATTATAAATGATTTGATAAAAAAATATAAACTTCAAGTTCAATACAAAGAGAATAAACTCCAAAAGTTAAATAGAAATTTAGCTTCTAAAGTTGAAGAAGGGATTGCAGAGGGTAAAAGAAAAGATAAAGCTATGTTACAACAATCAAAGTTAGCAAGAATGGGTTCTATGATTAGTATGATTGCCCATCAATGGAGACAACCACTTACTGAACTTTCTGGTATTTTAATGGAGCTTGAAACTGCAACTAGATTTAAAAAAGTTAACGAGGAGCATATTTTAAACTCAATTGAAAGAAGTGATACTATGATTGAATTTATGTCAAATACCATTGATGATTTTAGAAACTTTTATAAACCAGATAAAATCAAAGAGGATTTTTATTTAGTAGAATCATGTAAAAAAGCTCTAAGTTTAATTAGTGCAACATTAAGTGAAAATCAAATAAAACTTGAATTTGATGTAAGACAAGATAGTAAAATTCATGGATATCCCACTGAATTTTCCCAAGTAATTTTAA contains the following coding sequences:
- a CDS encoding alanine/glycine:cation symporter family protein produces the protein MLAEINSFLNDLIWGNILIYLLPLLGIFFTVSSRFVQFRYFFKMFSILRHTEHDKHGHISSFQALMLSVAGRVGGGNIAGVAVAITIGGPGAVFWMWIIGLIGMSTSFFECSLAQLYKEKDAQDSCVYRGGPAYYATKALGQKWVGVIISILIMITFGFAFNATQSFIITTSFESSFNIPTWITGISLTLIFALAIFGGIKRITKFSEFIVPIMAVGYLLIAIIVIALNLSEIPSLISMIVHEAFNPSSAIGGGIGAVILQGAKRGMFSNEAGLGSAPNVAAVAYVAHPVQQGIVQSFSVFIDTIILCSCTAFIILLSGVYQPGVEGVQGVLLTQNALIEHIGPYGGYFVTIALFLFGFSSMLYNYYLAENSVNFFIKGNVTAFNIFRVIVVALIIWGSFQDLGSVFSFADLSMGLLAVINLIVIALLYKPVLQLIKGYDRQLKEGKKPVLRYNDYTDFNIDKKIWKEIVDTIQNNRAKGEKDL
- a CDS encoding cupin domain-containing protein is translated as MYCKNIEDYVTNEIPKTNGATIAVLTPNIDKDFIVRKVTLEVGGTMPNHTNLIQHQQYVLKGEAKVKIGDEIIHAKEGDFLYIPTGVPHYYEACFDKPYEFLCMITTKEDEITLVD
- a CDS encoding sensor histidine kinase, translated to MFNKEGIPFFIITIPFLSILFISFFTLSYYLKLSNENFEKDINEYKKLYALESNITKKQIEEKISLKIKEHEETEKKFKRFIVLTTVSILIFMALFSLLMTTIINDLIKKYKLQVQYKENKLQKLNRNLASKVEEGIAEGKRKDKAMLQQSKLARMGSMISMIAHQWRQPLTELSGILMELETATRFKKVNEEHILNSIERSDTMIEFMSNTIDDFRNFYKPDKIKEDFYLVESCKKALSLISATLSENQIKLEFDVRQDSKIHGYPTEFSQVILNLLINATDILIEKKIQNPKIKIKIEKREDTSIIIVSDNAGGIKEKNFEMIFDPYFSTKESSKGTGLGLYISKLIIEKNMGGELSVRNDQEGAVFKIALIG